In one window of Bacillota bacterium DNA:
- a CDS encoding group II intron reverse transcriptase/maturase — protein sequence RVREAAKRDPALKFNNLMHHITTDQLHKAYLQLNPKAAAGVDAVTWEQYGKGIQKRLQIETVTGT from the coding sequence CAGAGTACGAGAAGCAGCGAAACGGGACCCAGCACTCAAATTCAACAACCTGATGCATCATATCACCACCGACCAACTCCACAAGGCCTATTTACAACTAAATCCCAAAGCGGCAGCCGGAGTTGACGCAGTCACATGGGAACAATACGGCAAAGGCATCCAAAAACGACTACAAATAGAGACGGTGACAGGCACCTAG